One Gammaproteobacteria bacterium genomic region harbors:
- a CDS encoding helix-turn-helix transcriptional regulator → MSINKDLVAASSTPLVLAILAEGDSYGYAILKRVRELSGGALEWTDGMLYPVLHRLERSGLVQSRWQKAESGRRRKYYRLTAAGREQLADERRQWRTVDRTLRNIWSALADSVDSDGSADPVPQRS, encoded by the coding sequence ATGAGCATCAACAAGGACCTCGTCGCGGCGTCGTCCACGCCCCTCGTGCTCGCCATCCTGGCCGAAGGGGACAGCTACGGGTATGCCATTCTGAAGCGGGTTCGCGAGCTGTCCGGGGGCGCGCTCGAGTGGACCGACGGCATGCTCTACCCCGTTCTGCATCGATTGGAGCGCTCCGGCCTCGTCCAATCGCGGTGGCAGAAGGCGGAGTCCGGCAGGCGCCGGAAGTATTACCGGCTGACGGCAGCCGGGCGGGAGCAGCTCGCCGACGAGCGCCGCCAATGGCGGACCGTCGACAGGACGCTCCGAAACATCTGGTCGGCGCTGGCCGATTCCGTCGACAGCGATGGAAGCGCCGACCCCGTGCCCCAGCGGAGTTGA
- a CDS encoding NAD(P)-dependent oxidoreductase, translating to MDKQAASGAVRSHKIGWIGAGGRMGFVMAERLLEAGCDVAVYNRTRSKVEPLAERGAELAESPRDLGDRDIVFTTVSASNDLVDVTIGADGVLRGARRPKLLIDCSSVSEEASAEVRAEAARHGTAMLAAPVSGNAKVVRAGKLTIVASGPRAAFETAEPYLAMLGRGAVYVGEGELARMVKICHNLLLGAVAQSLAEITVLAEKGGVSRHDFLRFINDSVMGSMFTRYKTPALVNLDMKPTFTPVLLRKDLDLGLEAGRRLGVPLPVTEVTRDIVNRAVEAGRVDCDFAILLVEQAKASGLVLEPENVQVDDGLAEAT from the coding sequence ATGGACAAGCAAGCCGCTTCCGGCGCCGTCCGCTCGCACAAGATCGGCTGGATCGGCGCAGGCGGCCGCATGGGCTTCGTGATGGCCGAGCGGCTGCTCGAGGCAGGGTGCGACGTTGCCGTCTACAACCGCACCCGGAGCAAGGTCGAGCCGCTCGCCGAGCGCGGCGCCGAGCTCGCGGAATCGCCGCGCGATCTCGGCGATCGCGACATCGTCTTCACGACCGTGTCGGCGTCGAACGATCTCGTCGACGTCACGATCGGCGCGGACGGCGTGCTCCGCGGCGCACGGCGCCCGAAGCTCCTGATCGACTGCTCGAGCGTCTCGGAAGAGGCTTCCGCCGAGGTGCGCGCGGAAGCCGCCCGGCACGGGACTGCGATGCTCGCCGCGCCGGTCAGCGGCAACGCGAAGGTCGTTCGCGCCGGCAAGCTGACGATCGTCGCCTCCGGTCCTCGAGCCGCGTTCGAGACCGCCGAGCCCTATCTCGCGATGCTCGGCCGCGGGGCCGTCTACGTCGGCGAAGGCGAGCTCGCGCGGATGGTGAAGATTTGCCACAACCTGCTGCTCGGCGCCGTCGCGCAGTCCCTCGCTGAGATCACCGTGCTCGCCGAGAAAGGCGGCGTCTCGCGCCACGACTTCCTGCGCTTCATCAACGACAGCGTGATGGGCTCGATGTTCACGCGCTACAAGACGCCGGCGCTCGTGAACCTCGACATGAAGCCGACGTTCACGCCGGTGCTGCTGCGGAAGGACTTGGACTTGGGGTTGGAAGCCGGCCGCCGGCTCGGCGTGCCGCTGCCGGTGACCGAGGTCACGCGCGACATCGTGAATCGCGCGGTCGAGGCGGGCCGCGTCGACTGCGATTTCGCGATCCTGCTCGTCGAGCAGGCGAAGGCCTCGGGGCTCGTGCTCGAGCCGGAGAACGTTCAGGTCGACGACGGCCTGGCCGAGGCCACGTAG